In the Candidatus Electrothrix sp. GW3-4 genome, one interval contains:
- a CDS encoding response regulator, with the protein MRKILIIDDDEQMRNLLCRAMEYAGFEVEAAADGRKGLRLFEENFYDLVITDLIMPEQEGMETITFLSKNYPEVKIIAISGGGRIGPETYLPAALELGADRAFAKPFPIDDLINAVKELLGAS; encoded by the coding sequence ATGCGAAAAATACTGATTATAGATGATGACGAACAAATGCGCAATTTGCTCTGTCGGGCTATGGAGTATGCCGGATTTGAAGTAGAGGCGGCTGCTGATGGCCGGAAGGGGCTCCGCTTATTCGAGGAAAACTTCTACGATCTGGTGATTACGGACTTGATTATGCCGGAGCAGGAAGGAATGGAGACCATTACCTTTCTCAGTAAGAATTATCCCGAGGTCAAGATCATTGCCATCTCCGGGGGGGGGCGGATCGGACCGGAAACCTATCTGCCAGCTGCCTTGGAACTCGGTGCAGATCGTGCCTTTGCCAAGCCCTTTCCTATTGATGATCTGATTAATGCGGTCAAAGAGCTGCTCGGCGCGTCCTGA